Proteins encoded together in one uncultured Desulfosarcina sp. window:
- a CDS encoding universal stress protein, which translates to MKTNAKIMVACDLSTHSKEAIRCGAALAKDLNTGLLIVSIINQRDVTAMEDAIEKIKTEISNFPVTIGGYLEGLKQQRKKDIDKLLAELDCPKPPHAVRIAVGVPFKRLIEVAKDECPRFIVIGTKGRSNLADVILGSTAEKMFRHCPFPLVSVRLQE; encoded by the coding sequence ATGAAAACCAATGCCAAGATTATGGTGGCATGCGATCTGTCTACCCATTCGAAAGAGGCGATTCGATGTGGTGCCGCCCTGGCCAAGGACCTGAATACTGGATTGCTGATCGTCAGCATCATCAATCAGCGGGATGTAACTGCCATGGAGGACGCCATCGAAAAAATTAAAACGGAAATCAGCAACTTCCCGGTTACCATTGGCGGGTACCTGGAAGGATTGAAACAGCAACGTAAAAAAGATATCGATAAACTGTTGGCCGAACTCGATTGCCCGAAGCCGCCGCACGCGGTCCGGATTGCGGTCGGGGTGCCTTTCAAACGCTTGATCGAGGTGGCCAAGGATGAATGCCCCCGGTTTATCGTTATCGGAACCAAGGGGCGCAGCAATCTTGCGGACGTGATCCTCGGCTCCACCGCCGAAAAGATGTTCCGCCACTGCCCCTTTCCATTGGTGAGTGTCAGGTTGCAGGAGTAG
- a CDS encoding DUF1538 domain-containing protein, whose amino-acid sequence MANLIKPLGIALLGACRDLAPIVAVIAIFQVLVLRQPFPDLLAVLAGLALVIVGLAFFVLGLDIGLFPLGEALAEEFARKGSLFWLLLFAFALGFGTTVAEPALIAVTREGARAAAEAGLIAPTADAVGRYALHVRLTVAFSVGVAIVVGVLRILRGWSLPVLIVGGYVLVMLMTLAAPREIVGLAYDLGGVTTSTVTVPLVTALGVGLARTIRGRNPLTDGFGLIALASLTPMIFVMGYGLVAR is encoded by the coding sequence ATGGCCAACCTGATCAAACCATTGGGGATCGCCCTCCTCGGCGCCTGCCGCGACCTGGCACCGATCGTCGCGGTCATCGCCATTTTCCAGGTCCTGGTGCTCCGGCAGCCCTTCCCGGACCTCCTTGCGGTGCTGGCCGGGTTGGCGCTGGTCATTGTCGGCCTGGCCTTTTTCGTTCTCGGCCTGGATATCGGCCTGTTCCCCCTGGGCGAGGCGCTGGCCGAAGAGTTTGCCCGCAAGGGCAGTCTGTTCTGGCTTCTCCTTTTTGCCTTTGCATTGGGGTTTGGAACTACCGTCGCCGAACCGGCGCTCATCGCTGTAACCCGCGAAGGGGCCAGAGCCGCCGCCGAGGCCGGCCTGATCGCACCGACGGCCGACGCCGTCGGCCGCTACGCCCTGCACGTGCGCCTGACCGTGGCGTTTTCGGTGGGCGTCGCCATCGTTGTGGGCGTGCTGCGGATACTCAGGGGCTGGTCGCTGCCGGTCCTGATCGTGGGGGGCTATGTGCTGGTGATGTTGATGACCCTGGCGGCCCCTCGGGAAATCGTGGGTCTGGCCTACGACCTGGGCGGGGTGACCACCTCCACGGTCACGGTTCCGCTGGTCACGGCGCTGGGGGTGGGGCTGGCCCGCACCATCCGGGGTAGAAACCCGCTGACGGACGGCTTCGGGCTGATCGCCCTGGCTTCCCTGACCCCCATGATTTTCGTCATGGGATACGGATTGGTTGCCCGTTAG
- a CDS encoding DUF1538 domain-containing protein has translation MELFLNPIKLLVATAKDVLPVLGLLLLFQMGVLRRPLPRPGRIVFGFALVLVGMACFLGGLDLALFPVGRAMALQLAAGIPAGSGWSAYGWIYLFAFLIGFATTIAEPSLIAVATKAEEASYRAVSATGLRIAVALGVAVGITLGTFRIVTGTPLYLYILGGYVVVALQTWFAPRMIIPLAYDSGGVTTSTVTVPLVAALGLGLASTVPGRSPVLDGFGLIAFASLFPIISVLGYAQIVQWVVKRRNRCATDRRDPVCRFME, from the coding sequence ATGGAGCTGTTTCTGAATCCCATCAAACTGCTCGTGGCCACGGCCAAGGACGTGCTGCCGGTATTGGGGCTGCTGCTTCTGTTTCAGATGGGGGTGCTGCGCCGGCCCCTGCCGCGGCCGGGCCGGATTGTCTTCGGATTCGCCCTCGTGCTCGTGGGCATGGCCTGTTTCCTGGGTGGGCTGGATCTGGCGCTCTTTCCGGTGGGCCGTGCCATGGCGCTGCAACTGGCCGCCGGCATCCCGGCCGGCAGCGGCTGGAGCGCCTACGGCTGGATCTACCTGTTCGCCTTTCTGATCGGATTTGCCACGACCATCGCCGAGCCGTCCCTCATCGCCGTGGCCACCAAGGCCGAGGAGGCCTCCTACCGGGCCGTGTCGGCCACCGGACTGCGCATTGCCGTCGCCCTGGGCGTGGCCGTGGGCATCACCCTGGGCACATTTCGCATCGTTACCGGAACGCCCCTCTACCTGTATATCCTGGGCGGTTATGTCGTTGTGGCCCTGCAAACATGGTTCGCACCGCGCATGATCATTCCCCTGGCCTACGACTCCGGCGGGGTGACCACTTCCACGGTGACGGTGCCCCTGGTGGCCGCCCTGGGCCTGGGCCTCGCGTCCACCGTTCCCGGGCGCAGCCCGGTGCTGGACGGCTTCGGGCTGATCGCCTTTGCCAGCCTGTTTCCGATCATCAGCGTTTTGGGCTACGCCCAGATCGTCCAGTGGGTGGTCAAGCGGCGCAATCGCTGCGCAACCGATCGACGGGATCCCGTCTGCCGGTTCATGGAGTAA
- a CDS encoding L,D-transpeptidase family protein, producing MLKQLLGATVPQTILPERESLHARTALQKFYINRGYSPAWSNASGQILLSELAGFILRIDEHGLSPNDYHRSALESAIAGDDPVAIELLATDAFLTMAAHLVGGRLNPVTIETDWTAVRRERDLVQYLEDAIASRKIAVRLSDLEPDAPGYAVLKHALAMYRKASKDGGWPLIPEGAALKPGHEGPRVVRLRERLRATGLLDVSASVSDRFDAELEAAVAMFQRRVGLAADGVVGPKTLRELNKRPDERVDQIRANLERWRWLPEDLGDRHIRVNIADFRLEARRNGRIERIHDVIVGQPYRMTPVFSGEISYVVLNPWWDIPDSIARLDKLPEFRKDPQTVARLGIEVLDRSGTVIDPKEIDWGRYTTGNFPFRLRQRPGLHNALGMVKIMFPNRHNVYLHDTPSRELFARTERAFSSGCVRVSDALGLTEWVLDETPGWTRPEIDRSISEKREKRVDLRKTIPVYILYFTAVTEPDGSLRLINDIYGRDARLIAALNGSRSVSKR from the coding sequence ATGTTGAAGCAACTGTTGGGCGCAACCGTTCCGCAAACAATTCTCCCGGAAAGGGAGTCACTCCATGCCAGAACTGCGCTTCAAAAATTTTATATCAACCGCGGTTATTCTCCGGCCTGGTCGAATGCTTCCGGTCAGATCCTGTTATCGGAGCTTGCAGGCTTCATCTTGCGCATCGACGAGCATGGTTTGTCGCCGAATGACTACCATCGGTCCGCCCTGGAAAGCGCCATCGCCGGCGACGACCCGGTGGCAATCGAACTGCTGGCTACCGACGCCTTTCTCACCATGGCGGCCCATCTTGTCGGCGGGCGCCTGAACCCGGTAACGATCGAAACCGACTGGACCGCCGTGCGTCGCGAACGCGATTTGGTGCAGTATTTGGAAGATGCGATTGCCAGCCGGAAGATTGCGGTCCGCTTGTCGGACCTCGAACCGGATGCTCCGGGCTACGCCGTTCTCAAGCATGCCCTGGCGATGTATCGCAAGGCCTCCAAGGACGGTGGATGGCCCCTGATACCGGAGGGCGCTGCGTTAAAACCGGGCCATGAAGGTCCCCGGGTTGTCAGATTGCGCGAGCGGCTCCGGGCCACGGGACTCCTTGATGTTTCAGCATCGGTTTCAGACCGGTTCGACGCCGAACTCGAGGCCGCCGTTGCCATGTTTCAGCGTCGGGTCGGGTTGGCGGCCGATGGTGTGGTGGGGCCGAAGACGCTTCGAGAGTTGAACAAACGTCCGGATGAACGGGTCGACCAGATCCGCGCCAACCTGGAACGGTGGCGTTGGCTGCCGGAAGATCTCGGGGATCGGCACATTCGCGTAAACATCGCCGACTTTCGTTTAGAGGCGCGAAGAAACGGACGGATCGAGCGCATCCACGATGTAATTGTCGGCCAGCCCTACCGCATGACGCCGGTCTTTTCGGGAGAGATTTCCTATGTCGTACTGAATCCCTGGTGGGATATCCCCGACAGCATCGCCCGTCTGGACAAGCTGCCGGAATTTCGCAAAGACCCGCAAACGGTAGCCCGTCTCGGAATCGAGGTGCTGGATCGATCCGGAACAGTCATCGATCCAAAAGAAATCGACTGGGGCAGATACACCACCGGGAATTTTCCTTTCCGCCTCCGGCAGCGGCCCGGCCTACATAACGCTCTGGGGATGGTCAAGATCATGTTCCCCAACAGACACAACGTCTACCTGCACGACACACCGTCGCGGGAGTTGTTCGCGCGCACGGAGCGGGCCTTTTCTTCAGGATGCGTGCGGGTTTCGGACGCGCTTGGCTTGACGGAATGGGTGCTTGACGAAACGCCGGGTTGGACGCGGCCGGAAATCGATCGCTCCATCTCGGAAAAACGCGAGAAGCGGGTCGATCTGAGAAAAACGATCCCGGTTTACATCCTTTACTTTACTGCAGTTACCGAGCCCGACGGCTCCTTGCGTCTGATCAACGACATTTACGGTCGTGACGCGAGACTGATTGCCGCGCTGAACGGCTCAAGGTCAGTGTCCAAACGATGA
- a CDS encoding J domain-containing protein yields MEYKDYYSVLGIESSASQDEIKKAYRKLARKFHPDHNPGDTAAENKFKELNEAQEVLSDPEKRKKYDQFRTQWLNYRDKGGKPESYNWEQWRSSPESTYSYRTVTPEEFEELFGSAGGYSDFFETLFGGAGQRRAAGGPGDEGTHLHVRSRNGHDREYQLPVSLYEAFSGATRSFQWEDGRTIKAKIPRGVQTGSRVRLKGQGEPGHHGGVPGDLFLIIEVLPDSRFFRKGDDLEASMPVDLFTLLLGGSVTVAGIDRSVRLDIPAETPNGRVFRLKGLGMPVLKSPENRGNLYVTVEAELPKHLIAEEKDLIQQWRKLR; encoded by the coding sequence ATGGAGTACAAAGACTACTACAGCGTTCTGGGAATCGAATCTAGTGCCAGTCAGGATGAAATTAAGAAGGCCTATCGTAAGCTGGCAAGAAAATTCCATCCGGATCATAACCCTGGTGATACGGCCGCGGAGAATAAGTTCAAGGAACTCAACGAAGCCCAAGAAGTTCTTTCCGATCCGGAGAAGCGGAAGAAATATGATCAATTCCGAACGCAATGGCTAAACTACCGTGATAAAGGTGGAAAACCTGAGAGCTATAACTGGGAGCAATGGCGGTCCAGTCCGGAGAGTACTTACAGCTACCGCACGGTGACTCCCGAAGAGTTCGAGGAATTGTTCGGAAGCGCCGGCGGATATTCGGATTTCTTTGAAACGCTTTTCGGTGGTGCCGGTCAACGAAGGGCGGCCGGTGGCCCCGGTGACGAAGGCACTCATCTCCATGTCCGTTCCAGAAACGGCCATGACCGCGAATACCAGCTGCCCGTATCCCTATACGAAGCGTTTTCCGGCGCCACGCGCTCTTTTCAATGGGAGGACGGCCGTACCATCAAAGCGAAAATCCCCCGTGGCGTTCAGACCGGATCACGGGTGCGGTTGAAAGGCCAGGGAGAGCCAGGCCACCATGGAGGCGTACCGGGTGACCTCTTCCTGATCATCGAGGTGCTGCCCGATTCTCGTTTTTTTCGCAAGGGAGACGACCTTGAGGCGAGTATGCCCGTGGATCTTTTTACGCTGCTCCTTGGGGGGAGTGTGACTGTGGCTGGTATCGACCGTTCCGTGCGCCTGGATATCCCGGCTGAAACCCCTAACGGACGGGTCTTCAGGTTGAAAGGGCTTGGGATGCCGGTTTTGAAGAGTCCCGAAAATCGCGGCAATTTATATGTCACCGTGGAAGCCGAACTGCCCAAACACCTGATCGCGGAAGAGAAAGATCTCATTCAACAATGGAGAAAACTGCGTTAG
- a CDS encoding sigma-54 dependent transcriptional regulator, with amino-acid sequence MNDVLIICADPEVTETIEGNLGRDNTVQRLAELPSSPEFLDTQFDLIFIDLMLMPGTTVEAICPIIQKFRLQNPWVQFVALAPQKHTRHAVAAVRQGADDFLTYPFNESEIKLVVDNLQQERAKHFELEYLRDKFWKSDWLDIIFTKNPAMQQILKKIQSVAPTIATVLLLGQTGTGKGLMARLIHRHSHRSEGAFIAVHCGAIPETLIESELFGHEKGAFTGADRKKIGKFEMARNGTLFLDEIGTISLAAQIKLLQVLQDGTFNRLGSEETLQTNARIIAATNADLEQMAATGGFRKDLFYRLNIFPIQLPPLSERLEDLPHLADVFLNRLNNKYGKNINGLRSGLIDALKAYDWPGNLRELENILERAYILETGNVLRPDSFPETLIVGSEIQQAIDRSEELPLSEARQIAIDVFEQTYLEKLLKKHSGKIGSSAKEAHITTRQFSRLASKHGLDKKTYKK; translated from the coding sequence ATGAACGACGTTCTGATCATTTGCGCCGACCCGGAAGTCACCGAGACGATAGAAGGCAACCTCGGCAGAGATAATACCGTTCAGCGCTTGGCGGAGCTTCCCTCCTCCCCGGAATTCCTTGATACGCAATTCGACCTGATCTTTATCGATTTAATGCTGATGCCGGGCACCACAGTTGAGGCCATTTGTCCGATCATCCAAAAATTCAGGCTGCAAAATCCCTGGGTGCAATTCGTCGCCCTGGCCCCGCAAAAACATACCAGGCACGCGGTCGCGGCCGTCAGGCAGGGGGCTGACGATTTTTTAACCTACCCCTTCAATGAATCCGAGATCAAGTTGGTCGTAGACAACCTCCAACAGGAGCGGGCCAAACATTTCGAGCTGGAATATCTCAGGGACAAATTCTGGAAATCGGACTGGCTGGATATTATTTTCACCAAAAATCCTGCCATGCAGCAAATCCTCAAAAAAATTCAGAGCGTTGCGCCAACCATTGCAACGGTTCTGCTCCTGGGGCAGACCGGCACCGGAAAAGGCCTGATGGCCAGACTCATTCACCGGCACAGCCATCGATCCGAGGGCGCCTTTATCGCGGTTCATTGTGGGGCCATCCCTGAAACCCTGATCGAAAGCGAACTGTTTGGCCACGAAAAAGGCGCGTTTACCGGGGCGGATCGCAAAAAGATCGGAAAGTTCGAAATGGCTCGCAACGGTACCCTTTTTCTCGACGAAATCGGCACCATCTCCCTTGCCGCCCAAATCAAACTGTTGCAAGTTCTTCAGGATGGAACCTTCAACCGGCTGGGCAGTGAGGAAACATTGCAGACCAATGCCCGCATCATTGCAGCCACCAACGCCGATTTGGAACAGATGGCCGCTACCGGCGGATTCCGGAAGGATCTGTTTTACCGCCTGAATATTTTTCCGATTCAATTGCCGCCGCTATCGGAGCGTCTGGAGGACCTGCCCCATTTGGCCGATGTTTTCCTGAATCGTCTCAACAATAAATACGGTAAGAATATCAATGGATTGCGCTCCGGCCTCATCGACGCTTTGAAAGCTTACGACTGGCCCGGAAACCTTCGGGAGTTGGAAAATATCCTGGAGCGGGCCTACATTCTGGAAACGGGAAATGTCCTGCGTCCCGACAGCTTTCCCGAAACGTTGATTGTCGGCTCCGAAATCCAGCAGGCCATAGATCGGTCCGAAGAACTTCCCCTGTCGGAAGCTCGTCAAATCGCTATCGATGTATTCGAACAAACCTACCTGGAAAAGCTGTTAAAAAAACACAGCGGAAAAATCGGCTCCTCCGCCAAGGAAGCTCATATCACGACCCGGCAGTTCAGCAGACTGGCGAGCAAGCACGGCCTGGATAAGAAAACGTACAAAAAGTAA
- a CDS encoding DUF21 domain-containing protein yields MNLAAFSISRLRLEVQAASGDPLAKKALVLRQDANFLLTTILWGNVGINVLLALLSNSVMAGVLAFCFSTILITLVGEIIPQAYFSRHALQMASLLAPVLRLYQILLYPVAKPTAKILDSWLGPEGIHYLRERDLREMIKMHMASDEAEVDHMEGSGALNFLAIDDLAVSHEGETVDPESVIPLDTNGSSESIFPHFENSCSDPFLRQVERSGKKWIILTDRLGEPRMVMNSDSFLRHALFHQEINPLAHCHRPVIVSDPKTSLGEVIGRLKVDPQKPEDDVIDHDIILLWGDERRVITGADILGRLMRGIIVPVQTATTHDALAADPRPRQNKK; encoded by the coding sequence ATGAATTTGGCGGCATTCAGTATCAGCCGCTTGCGTCTGGAGGTGCAGGCCGCTTCCGGTGACCCGCTGGCGAAGAAGGCGCTCGTCCTGCGGCAGGACGCCAACTTTTTACTGACAACGATCTTATGGGGCAACGTCGGAATCAACGTGCTGTTGGCGCTGCTTTCCAATTCGGTCATGGCCGGTGTCCTGGCCTTTTGCTTTTCCACCATACTGATCACCCTCGTCGGCGAAATCATTCCTCAGGCGTATTTTTCCCGGCATGCCCTGCAAATGGCCTCCCTGTTGGCGCCCGTGTTGAGATTGTATCAGATTCTTTTATATCCGGTAGCCAAACCAACCGCGAAAATCCTCGACAGCTGGCTCGGCCCGGAGGGAATCCACTATCTCCGCGAACGCGATTTGCGTGAAATGATCAAGATGCATATGGCATCGGACGAGGCCGAAGTCGACCATATGGAAGGTTCCGGCGCATTGAATTTTCTGGCGATCGATGACCTGGCCGTCAGCCACGAGGGTGAAACCGTCGATCCGGAAAGTGTGATCCCGCTCGATACGAACGGGAGCAGCGAGTCTATTTTCCCGCATTTCGAAAATTCATGCAGCGATCCATTTCTCCGACAGGTGGAACGTTCTGGAAAAAAATGGATCATTTTGACGGATCGACTTGGCGAACCTCGGATGGTTATGAATTCGGACAGTTTTCTACGTCATGCCCTGTTTCATCAAGAGATCAACCCGCTTGCCCATTGCCACCGCCCGGTGATCGTTAGCGACCCTAAGACCTCGCTTGGCGAAGTGATCGGTCGGTTGAAAGTCGATCCGCAAAAACCGGAGGACGATGTAATCGACCACGACATCATCCTGCTATGGGGAGATGAACGCCGCGTTATCACGGGGGCCGATATTCTGGGGCGTTTGATGCGGGGCATTATCGTCCCGGTCCAAACCGCGACAACGCACGATGCTCTGGCCGCGGACCCGCGACCCCGGCAGAATAAAAAATAA
- a CDS encoding Hsp20/alpha crystallin family protein, translating into MFDLMPWRKGSGSDLMGFKNEMDNLFNRFFDLDFPLLKAGEWAPRMDVTDSEKQITIHAEIPGCEAGDIDISLEGRRLTIKGEKKHEKEEKDENYLRRERARGFFSRTIELPAEVDQDAVAATYKKGVLTVSLNKRVSSESKKIEIKTN; encoded by the coding sequence ATGTTTGATCTGATGCCTTGGCGTAAAGGTTCGGGAAGCGATCTGATGGGATTCAAAAACGAGATGGACAACCTTTTCAACCGGTTTTTCGACCTTGATTTTCCTTTGCTCAAAGCCGGTGAGTGGGCGCCGCGTATGGATGTAACGGACAGTGAAAAACAGATAACGATTCATGCCGAAATTCCGGGATGCGAAGCCGGCGACATCGATATTTCTCTCGAGGGTCGCAGGCTGACCATCAAAGGAGAGAAAAAACACGAGAAAGAAGAAAAGGACGAAAATTATCTCCGCAGGGAACGGGCACGGGGGTTTTTCTCCAGAACCATCGAGCTGCCGGCGGAGGTGGACCAGGATGCCGTAGCGGCCACGTACAAAAAGGGTGTCCTGACGGTATCCCTAAACAAAAGAGTTTCGTCGGAAAGCAAGAAGATCGAAATAAAAACCAATTAA
- a CDS encoding P-II family nitrogen regulator — protein sequence MPHKCIIAMVKPNLTDEVVKSAKRAGATGATIVPASGTGAGEAKTFFGLSMDIRTELVIFVVHENIVGTILDAIKEAGQFHRPGTGIAMVLPVEQTAGMESQESRRQP from the coding sequence ATGCCTCACAAATGCATCATCGCAATGGTAAAACCGAACCTGACGGACGAGGTGGTCAAATCGGCCAAGCGAGCCGGCGCCACCGGCGCGACGATCGTGCCGGCATCGGGCACCGGAGCCGGCGAAGCAAAGACGTTTTTCGGGCTCAGCATGGACATTCGCACGGAATTGGTCATCTTTGTCGTCCACGAAAACATCGTCGGGACGATTCTCGACGCCATCAAGGAGGCTGGACAGTTCCACCGGCCGGGAACCGGCATCGCCATGGTCCTGCCGGTGGAGCAGACCGCGGGCATGGAAAGCCAGGAATCGCGCCGGCAACCCTGA
- a CDS encoding calcium/sodium antiporter translates to MPVNALPYLMILIGFGFLIKGADLLVEGASAMARRFHVSDMVIGLTVVAFGTSAPELAVNLLAAVKNTPDIAIGNVVGSNIANILLILGVASLIRPLHVTSETVWREIPMCLLAAFVLSLLANDRFVDGGGIDILSRIDGWVLLCFFIIFIYYTLAGALHIKGIDAFVPPSATNLRRSLLFIGLGLTGLIGGGHMIVNGAVTISRQLGVGEKLIGLTVVALGTSLPELATSAIAARKNNADIAIGNVVGSNIFNTLFILGLSAVVRPLPLRTDGNRDIAAMLVATLLLFVFMHTGRRHVLDRWEGILFVALYICYTAMLIVQA, encoded by the coding sequence ATGCCGGTAAATGCGTTGCCTTACCTGATGATCCTGATCGGATTCGGATTTCTGATCAAGGGAGCCGATCTACTGGTCGAGGGCGCTTCGGCAATGGCCCGCCGGTTCCATGTGTCCGACATGGTTATCGGCCTGACGGTGGTGGCTTTCGGAACATCCGCACCTGAACTCGCCGTCAACCTCCTGGCCGCCGTGAAGAATACCCCGGATATTGCCATCGGCAATGTCGTGGGCAGCAACATCGCCAACATTCTCCTGATTCTTGGAGTTGCGAGTTTGATCCGGCCGCTTCACGTCACGTCGGAGACCGTCTGGCGCGAGATTCCCATGTGCCTGCTGGCCGCCTTCGTTTTGTCGCTGCTGGCCAATGATCGCTTCGTCGACGGAGGCGGCATCGATATCCTCTCCCGGATCGACGGATGGGTGCTGTTGTGCTTTTTCATCATTTTCATCTACTATACACTGGCAGGCGCACTGCATATAAAGGGCATCGATGCATTCGTGCCCCCATCGGCAACGAATCTTCGGCGGTCCCTGCTTTTTATCGGTTTGGGATTGACAGGCCTGATTGGTGGTGGGCACATGATCGTCAACGGCGCCGTGACGATCTCACGCCAGTTGGGCGTTGGCGAAAAGCTCATCGGTTTGACCGTCGTGGCCCTGGGTACGTCGTTGCCCGAACTGGCGACATCCGCCATCGCTGCGCGTAAAAACAACGCGGACATCGCCATCGGCAACGTGGTCGGGTCCAACATCTTCAACACCCTGTTTATTCTGGGGCTCAGCGCCGTGGTTCGGCCATTGCCCTTGCGGACCGACGGCAATCGCGATATCGCGGCAATGCTGGTGGCGACGTTGCTGCTCTTCGTCTTTATGCATACCGGACGGCGCCATGTACTGGACCGATGGGAAGGCATCCTGTTTGTCGCCCTGTACATCTGCTATACGGCAATGCTTATCGTTCAGGCTTGA
- a CDS encoding chaperone modulator CbpM yields MTESMIEIHLDSRQSFYNVSMTAMAARVSTSFVNECERENLIQAKVVEGRKGYDHSMVRRLIRIRHFHEDLGFDLQAIDFILCLHTRLIDLQNRLDEMEAQMREREIELLDKIRTLKERLAQDSKWQNR; encoded by the coding sequence TTGACTGAAAGCATGATCGAAATTCACCTGGACTCCCGCCAGAGTTTCTATAACGTCTCGATGACCGCCATGGCGGCTCGTGTTTCGACCTCATTTGTCAACGAGTGCGAAAGGGAAAACCTGATCCAGGCAAAAGTCGTGGAAGGCAGAAAAGGTTACGATCATTCGATGGTCCGCAGGCTGATCCGGATCAGACACTTCCATGAGGATCTGGGGTTCGACCTTCAGGCGATCGACTTTATCCTGTGCTTGCACACACGCCTGATAGACTTGCAGAATCGACTCGATGAGATGGAAGCGCAGATGCGTGAAAGGGAGATTGAACTGCTGGACAAAATTCGAACACTAAAAGAACGCCTTGCACAAGATTCCAAATGGCAAAACCGGTAA
- a CDS encoding isoamylase early set domain-containing protein: MSIRKQFLKTKPVCKVTFTVPESLGEKSEFAHVVGDFNGWSTSATPMKKLKTGGFSATVELETNQSYQFRYLLGDAEWGNDPDADGQTPTPYGDSYNSVIHLSH; encoded by the coding sequence ATGAGTATTCGAAAACAGTTTTTAAAAACCAAACCCGTATGCAAGGTAACATTCACGGTGCCGGAAAGCCTGGGAGAGAAATCCGAGTTTGCCCATGTGGTTGGCGACTTTAACGGTTGGTCGACTTCGGCAACCCCCATGAAAAAGTTGAAAACCGGAGGATTCAGCGCTACCGTGGAACTTGAAACCAACCAATCCTATCAGTTCCGATACTTGTTGGGCGATGCTGAATGGGGAAATGATCCGGACGCCGATGGTCAAACCCCGACACCTTACGGAGACAGCTATAATTCGGTTATTCATTTGTCGCATTAA
- a CDS encoding DUF4405 domain-containing protein, giving the protein MASQKNMKLWVVDVVSFIVLSLLAITGLVNWLVLPRGGGRNSWVTETRHFIMDVHAWLAVVFLLTIGVHIWLHWSYIKTNLARYGWFNAKGR; this is encoded by the coding sequence ATGGCATCGCAAAAAAACATGAAGCTTTGGGTCGTGGACGTTGTTTCGTTCATTGTTCTGTCCCTGCTGGCGATTACCGGCCTGGTCAACTGGCTGGTGCTGCCCCGCGGCGGCGGGCGGAACTCATGGGTGACGGAGACCCGCCATTTTATCATGGATGTCCATGCCTGGCTGGCAGTGGTATTCCTGCTGACCATCGGCGTCCATATCTGGCTGCACTGGTCCTATATCAAAACCAACCTGGCGCGCTACGGATGGTTCAACGCCAAAGGAAGATAG